The genomic stretch GCATTAAATACgacaacaatatttaaaaaaatgtttttttcatccaATAATGCGGTCAAATATTATGATAATATGACGACAAAATTTTAATTTCTAATAACGAATTATATCAGCAAACCAACCATAACATGTTTCAAGTGTATGATcctatttcattttaaagtagccaatgtaaaatgaataactCTTTGACTTCGGTTTTTTAAGTTTGAGTAATGTGCATTTAGTATCTAAAATAGTACCGTTATGACGTTAAGGCTAAATCATGACTTGTATTGCATTCTATTTAAATTAATGTGCCACAAATAACATCTGGCTACACTTCAAAATGCTTCAGAGCCGCTTTGAGCGCACCGAGTGAACCAACGAAATGAACTCCTGaagtttaaaaatgattttaaataatCTTCTATAAACGATCTTCTACTATTCGTGTTTTTTGCTCACTCGCGGATCAGGaagattaacattttaatttcccaCATCTAACGTCGGAAAATTGCAGTAgcctatattttaaaaatacagcaaaaacatAGGTATGGACAAAGCCTATCCGAAAGAGAGATTACTTACTTCCAATTGACAGTTTTATTCCGCCACCCAAAGTACAGAATCATTTaccagccgtacaaaaacctctcacTCAAGAGACACTGCCGTCCCTGCATTCCGACTAAACGACGCTTTTCAAACGAGTCAACTAATTGTTTGTAAACATTTCCTTTGAATTTATGCATCATACGCATATTCGATTCTACTGAGCGTTTCTGTGGGCaagataatttaaaataaatggctaATCTTAGAAGGACTCCGGGTTTTTAAGATTCAcgataattataaaaaatattcactCACGACATCGAACGtcggaaaatgagaaaatattaaaaaaagaaagcaaaaacatCGATATGGATGTGTCTGAAAGAGAAATTACTTACGTCCAATTGACAGTTTTGTTCCGCCACCGAAAGTGCGCCACAGTGATACAGACGCATTCACcggccgtacaaaaacctctcacTCAAGACACACAGCCGTCCTGTGCCTTTTTCATTCTGACTTCACGCAGATTTTGAGCACACCATTAACTATTTATGGAGGCTAGACATATCCTACACAAATATATCTTACTCTCTTGAGATTTTCAAATTTTCAAATTCTGTCTATTTTAAGGACTGACTCGGTTGTAATACGATATAAATATACAATGCTCCCAATTCgcaaaacatttcataaaaaataatgtagCCTCAAACAACTGATCGTATGTCCACCTATTTTTGCGGGAAATCCTGAAAAGTCTTATTGTGCAGAAACTTACTGCCGATTTCCAGTTTGGTCCCGCCACCGAAAGTCCACCACAGTGGTTTAGTCTGATAAACCTGCCAGTTGTACAGATGGTTGATCCGACCGACTGTGCAGTGTTCGTAAGTCCCCTGCTGGACAATTGTGAAACGACCGTTAAGATGAAATTCAGAAAGCTGATCAAGAAGTGGATACAGGGTTCTTCATTCAACAATTGTTTTTATCTTTGACCACAAAGAATAtgaagtaattattttatttcttcatcaaaATGAATTTGGCAAGTGTTGAGTTGCCAAACTTCTTGTACAGAACACATTCAGATTTGCATATAAATGTGAGCCAAAGTTCAGTGAAACAGCGTCTGATGAATTATTCAGAACACTACCAACTCATAAACATATAAATCTTAGTGGCGCTGAAACAGTAAAGCATAGATAGCATTCCACCCTGTGATGAACaggaataaaacaaatgttgaaATCTTTATACAGTGCAGAGTgccacagagaggcagacaaGGAAAAGCAACATCAGAGATAAAATTAGGCCTTGTGGGTGTATTTGATGAAGAGAAAAGTCAAGCagtgaggaaaaataaaaacggttTATGTTCCCCCATGtcttcagctgcagtgcaggGGGTGCAGGTGAGAACAGACCAGCAGTTTCATGGGGTTCACAGAGGGTCACAGGCTTCCAGGCTTGGgtcagcatctgtggggaaggtcacacaccctcagtgcagcagtcCCACATTGAGGGCCCCAGGCTGTGGGCAGTGGCCCTTTTATCTCGTGGTGGGGAGCCTCTAGGTGCTGCTAGAGTCACtccaggtgttgagtaactggtgtaatctCAGAGCTCTGTCAgggctgctcccaggtgttgagttactggtgtaatcacagagctctgtctgggctgctcccaggtgttgagttactggtgtaatcacagagctctctctgggctgctcccaggtgttgagtaactggtgtaatcacagaggTCTATCtgggctgctcccaggtgttgagtaactggtgtaatcacagagctctgtctgggctgctcccaggtgttgagtaactggtgtaatcacagagctctgtccAGGCTGCTCCActctggcctgtgtgtgctgtccatggtgctgcagACATTGGGAATTGGGGGAGgtgacagaagagagagagaaaagatctGGGCAGGGCATCCAGTCTCTGCAGCACACTCAGTTAAAGCAGCAGTGAATATTGcacgtgtcccagccctctatagaccccctgctgttcacacatcagagctcctctaactgtgtgtgacaggatttgtatagaggaaggggctttgcatacctgtcctgcctcactgctccacacactttaagacccccagtactgatcagtgacagtccagtcctttcacagacactgacacaggcagcattatgatgatgtcagtctttctcctgctgctgatgctgggactctatgtacagggtgagaAATTGAAACTTGGGATTTTGGTTCTATTTGAAATTTGattaacttatttttttcattaactcTTTTCAGGACagtgccattattattattatcttttcaaATACGCCCAAATATTACATGCGgtttgaaaatattaatattcttttacatccatttctttgttttcagaatcaatgggaGATATGGtcctgactcagtctccatcagctcaggctgttcagcagggagacactgtctctatcagctgtagagcCAGTCAGGGAGTTGCAAACTGCCACAATGCAAACAATTACCAGGACTGTCTCtcctggtacctgcagaaacctggtcaggctcctaaacttctgatttatgGCATCACAAATCGTCAggctgggattcctgatcgtttcagcgggagtggatctgggactcagtttacactgaaaatcactggagtccaggctgaagatgctggagattattactgtcagagttaccaCGGTAGtggtgtgttcacacagtgatacagagccgtacaaaaacctccctcagtcagactgcacagagactgcactgctgcagctgggacctactgcaggtgctgaggggggaggcactgatctgtaacaatgagaggctctgctctaaaacactgagCTAACAGGGATTATTATTAAATCTGTCAGGGCCTCCAATGAAACATGTGGCACTACATGCAGTACATCCAAACAATTGATTGGGAATTTAATTGGgaagaattctttttttttttgcttcataatTCCTCCCATTCGCAAAAGATGTCAGTTGTTCCGAAGCAGCGCTCTGACATAAGATACTCATTTCTAGATGAATTAATTGTAATGAGATGAACACAAGAtgtcacagagcccagcagcagTGGACAGCACACAGTCCAGAAAAGTTAGTCACTCTGTCCAGaacactcccagcacacattacacaggctgctgttacacaccctgaccagtcagagcatcactgctgcttctgatctgatactccagcaccatcataaaagagctgaaactacagtctgatatgcagtcctgtccaatcctgtgagcagctgtgtgaaagggcCTCGTATAACTGTGTGCATCGTCaccacaggagggagggcttcACTTGGCCCAGTTGTCCCTTTCTCAGTGAGGAAAAGTCAGTCCTCTGGTTGGTTGTGTGCCAGTGGTCTGCCTGAGCCAACTGCACaatgtgagctcacagacacagtgtctgtgctgctcagcTGCTCCAGAGCTGAATGAACATCATGGCTGCTGGCTTCTCTGTGCGTCCAGCATTGATGGAGGAAAGACAGATCAGGGAGGAATTACACATCAATCCTGgtgtaaacatgcaataagGGTTTCTGTGGTCAACTCTGTTTCCCCCAAGCTGCTTAATTTTCAGTCATTGAAATGCTATTGTATTATATTCAGAGAAAGATGCTCTTCAGAGTGAATTCacgtaaaaacacaaaaatgcagtATTTCACTTCTCATTAAATGTATATGGATAAAGTGTAACTGAATAATTCCATGTACCTGACTGAGGTCCTTGACTTTCTGAACACCCATAAAAACTGCAATCAGAATTCAAAACacgtacatttactcaactcatattttacacaatctATCCACTTCAGCCCTTCTTGACCATGTACGCATATTCACATGTCTTCATGTACACAGGTCAATGTCAGAAACCGTTACtttgacatttaaatgtttgacaGAGTAAAAACAGCAGTGAGTGATACACGTGTCCCAGGCCTCTATAGAccccctgctgttcacacatcagagctcctctcactgtgtgtgacaggatttgtatagaggaaggggctttgcatacctgtcctgcctcactgctccacacactttaagacccccagtactgatcagtgactgtccagtcctttgacagacactgacacaggcagcattatgatgatgtcagtttttctactgctgatgctgggactctttgttcagggtgagcaagattgaaacattttaacttttgattttggttaaattagacattttattttctgagttttCACAAAACAACTCTTTTCAGAACAATGCcataatgttttgttgaattttaTATTATTACCAAATATTACCAAGTGTTTGATAATATTAATGAGCATTGAcatccatttttttgttttctttttcagaaacgaaggcagatatagttgtgactcagtctccatcagctcaggctgttcagcagggagacactgtctctatcagctgtacagtcagtgagagtGTTTACTACCACTCAAGCACTGGCCACTATCtcagctggtacctgcagaaacctgatcaggctcctaaacttctaaTATATCTCGCcacaactcgccagtctgggattcctgatcgtttcagtgggagtggatctgggactcagtttatactgaaaatcactggagtccaggctgaagatgctggagattattactgtcagagtgcaCATTATATCAGTGGTAGCtgggtgttcacacagtgatacagagccgtacaaaaacctccctcagtcagactgcatagagactgcactgctgcagctgggacctactgcaggtgctgaggggggaggcactgatctgtaacactgaggggctctgctctaaaacactgagGTACAGGAGATTATTATTAAATCTGTAAGGGTCTCGACTCAAAACATGTGGCActacatttcagttttagttcATCCAAACCATTGATTGGGAATTTAATTTGGAAGAATTTATATTTTGCTTCATAATTACTCCCATTGGCAAAAGATGTCAGTTGTTCCGAAGCAGCGCTCTGACATAAGATAccaatttcaaaatgtatgaatTGTAATGAGTTGAACAGAAGAtgtcacagagcccagcagcagtggacagcacacagtccagaacagtgagtcactctgtccagaacactcccagcacacattgcacatgctgctgttacacaccctgaccagtcagagcatcactgctgcttctgatctgatactccagcaccatcataaaagagctgaaactacagtctgatatgcagtcctgtccaatcctgtgagcagctgtgtgaaagggcCTCGTATAACTGTGTGCATCGTCaccacaggagggagggcttcACTTGGCCCAGTTGTCCCTTTCTTAGTGAGGAAAAGTCAATCCTCAGGTTGGTTGTGTGCCAGTGGTCTGCCTGAGCCAACTGCACaatgtgagctcacagacacagtgtctgtgctgctcagcTGCTCCAGAGCTGAATGAACATCAGTGGCTGCTGGCTTCTCTGTGCATCCAGCATTGATGGAGGAAAGACAGATCAGGGAGGAATTACACATCAATCCTGgtgtaaacatgcaataagGGTTTCTGTGGTCAACTCTGTTTCCCCCAAGCTGCTTAATTTTCAGTCATTGAaatgttattgtattatattcAGAGAAAGATGCTCTTCAGAGTGAATTCacgtaaaaacacaaaaatgcagtatttcacttttcattaaatGTATATGGATAAAGTGTAACTGAATAATTCCATGAGCCTGACTGAGGTCCTTGACTTTCTGAACACCCATAAAAACTGCAATCAGAATTCAAAACacgtacatttactcaactCATGTTTTACACAATCTATCCACTTCAGCCCTTCTTGACCATGTACGCATATTCACATGTCTTCTTGTACACAGGTCAATGTCAGAAACCGTTACtttgacatttaaatgtttgacaGAGTAAAAACAGCGGTGAATGATAcacgtgtcccagccctctatagaccccctgctgttcacacatcagagctcctctaactgtgtgtgacaggatttgtatagaggaaggggctttgcatacctgtcctgcctcactgctccacacactttaagatccccagtactgatcagtgactgtccagtcctttcacagacactgacacaggcagcattatgatgatgtcagtttttctactgctgctgatgctgggactctttgttcagggtgagcaagttaaaatttttttttactattttaaatgttatttgctAACTTTTCACATTACAACTCTTTTCATAACAGTGCCtttttttctaataaaaaagTATCAGAATATGACACAGTGTTTGATAATATTGATGTGCATTGACatccatttctttgtttttgttaacagaatcaatggcagatatagttgtgactcagtctccatcagctcaggctgttcagcagggagacactgtttctatcagctgtacagtcagtcagagtgtctACAGTGGCAATCGCCtcagctggtacctgcagaaacctggccAGGCTCCTAAACTCCTGATATATCTCGCCACAACTCGCcggtctgggattcctgatcgtttcagtgggagtggatctgggactcagtttacactgaaaatcactggagtccaggctgaagatgcaggagattattactgtcagagttaccaCAGTAGtggtgtgttcacacagtgatacagagccgtacaaaaacctccctcagttagactgcacagagactgcactgctgcagctgggaccgactgcaggtgctgaggggggaggcactgatctgtaacactgaagggctctgctctgaactactttgtgcaataataactctcCTATTCCCAAACCTAACACACTTTCTCTAAATGTGAATGTTAGAACCGAACCATTAAATCCATACATTTAtaagtaaacatttttaattgagagaACAGCCTTTACACATGGGAATTGGTCAGAACCAACTTGtttcatcttttctaaaacaTACAAAGAAAGGGCGACTCACCACTTTGTAAACACAAGGAAAAGATGCACAGattcaacaaaaaacagaaatggtgaatagcaattaaattatgttttctgtACCAGAGATGGGACCCTAGACTCAACACACATGGTGAATATGTTGAATAGAGTGTTTGTACTTTTCAGAGGATTACCAGCAGTACGTCATCCAGTAATTTAGGATCTAaacaaggtttttgtttttcactttgatcaatgtcacattaatattaatgagcaGATCCTGAGGCATTCTGGCATAATTCACTCCCTGAACAGGATGTACAGccctccatcacaatggctctgcatctgactgagtgaactgcagtgtgggagaagaaacagaaaaaattaggacaacagaaaaTAATCACCGTTGAAAATATGACGGGAAAACGTTCCAGTGCCTTCTACAGTTAGCTCAGTAATCCCTGTGTTAACACAAGGCTCTCATTCTActcatctgaaaactacagtgtcaaataaaaagaaaggatCTGTTCATGGTGACAAATGGGAAATAAACACCATAATACTGTTAGTTCTTagctcacatttcagatggattgCATTTGAATCATTCTCAGGGCACTGACTTCCTGATCTCTCATAGTCCGACTTCTATCAGAACATCCAACATGGGAATgtattaataaacacatttaacacagaTTAGTACGAATGCAGTCACATTTCAGCAGTAACAAGGATATGAAAGTGTCATTTAATTTCAGCAAAGCTTCAATTaatacccactgctgttcacacatcagtgCTCCTCTGACTgtttgtgacaggatttgtattttACTACAACTTCATCCCTTCTTGACCATGTACACATCTTCCCATGTCTCTATGTACACAGTTAAATAGTGCAtatgtcccagccctctatagacccactgctgttcacacatcagagctcctctcactgtgtgtgacaggatttgtatagaggaaggggctttgcatacctgtcctgcctcactgctccacacactttaagacccccagtactgagcAGTGAcagtccagtcctttcacagacactgacacaagcagcattatgatgatgtcagtctttctactgctgctgatgctgggactcatTGTTCAGGGTGAGCAAGATTGAAACTTTTTAACTTGTGATTTTGGTTcaatttgatgttttattttctgagttttCACAAAACAACTCTTTTCAGAACAATgccattattttttgttgaattttagAATATTGCCAAATATTGCTGAGTGTTTGATAATATTAATGAGCATTGACAgccatttctttgttttattttttcagaatcaatggcagatatagttgtgactcagtctccatcatctcaggctgttcagcagggagacactgtctctatcagctgtacagtcagtcagagtgtgcACGGTGGCAGCTACCTCCACTGGTACCAGCAAAAACCTGGTCacgctcctaaacttctgatataTACTGCcacaactcgccagtctgggactccagatcgtttcagtgggagtggatctgggacgcagtttacactgaaaatcactggagtccaggctgaagatgcaggagattattactgtcagagtttacACTACCTCAACAGTAAATATgtattcacacagtgatacagagccgtacaaaaacctccctcagtcagactgcacagagaatgcacagagactgcagctgggacctactgcaggtgctgaggggggaggcactgatctgtaacactgaagggctctgctctgaactaatttgtgcaataataactcaCCTATTCCCAAACCTAACACACTTTCTCTAAATGTGAATGTTAGAATCAAGCCATAGAATCCATACATTTATAAGcgaacatttttaattgagagaACAGCCTTTACATATGCAAATTGGTCAGAACCAACTTGtttcatcttttctaaaacaTACAAAGAAAGGGCGACTCACTGCTTTGTAAACACAAGGAAAAGATGCACAGATTCAGCAAAACCGAAATGATGAATTGCATTTTAATGATGTTtactgtaccagagatgggaTCCTAGACTCAACGCACATGGTGAATATGTTGAATAGAGTGTTTGTACTTTTCAGAGGATTACCAGGAGTACGTCATCCAGTAATTTAGGATCTgaagaaggtttttgtttttcactttgatcaatgttacattaatattaatgagcagatcctgaggcattctgggatacttCACTCCCTGAACAGGATGTACAGccctccatcacaatggctctgcatctgagtgagtgaactgcagtgtgggaaaagaaggggctgctgggagaatgtgctgtatgggagaagcagcttttcagtgctctcaccaagtgatggaggacattgcagaaatgacGTTTGTTGATGAATATGATccaacatacaaaataaaaaattaaaaaatcactGTTGAAAATATTATGGGAAAACATTCCAGTGCCTTCTACAGTTAGCCCAGTATTCCCTGTGTTAACAAAACACTTCTCATACTActcatctgaaaactacagtGTCAAATATAAAGAAAGTATCTGTTCAAAAGTGAAATAAACACCATAATACTGTTAGtgcttaaatcacatttcagatggattgCATTTGCATCATTCTCGGGGCACTGACTTCCTGATTTCTCATAGTCCTACTTCtatctgaatacacaacatggGAACTGAACTATAAAGAAACTATAAAGAAACTTTA from Conger conger chromosome 2, fConCon1.1, whole genome shotgun sequence encodes the following:
- the LOC133114648 gene encoding immunoglobulin lambda-1 light chain-like, producing the protein MMMSVFLLLLMLGLFVQESMADIVVTQSPSAQAVQQGDTVSISCTVSQSVYSGNRLSWYLQKPGQAPKLLIYLATTRRSGIPDRFSGSGSGTQFTLKITGVQAEDAGDYYCQSYHSSGVFTQGLPASSPFTDTDTSSIMMMSVFLLLLMLGLIVQESMADIVVTQSPSSQAVQQGDTVSISCTVSQSVHGGSYLHWYQQKPGHAPKLLIYTATTRQSGTPDRFSGSGSGTQFTLKITGVQAEDAGDYYCQSLHYLNSKYVFTQ